The Gammaproteobacteria bacterium DNA window GGCGCCTGCTACTATCGTAAAAAAAGAACAAGATAGAATAAAAGAACAAGAACAGACACTGGCCGAATTACACCAGCAAAAAGATAAGATACAAAAACTATAGCTGTCGCTATCTGTAATTAACGACTTTAAAAATTATGTCACACAAACACAGAGATTAGTCGTTAACTCATGACCCCTACCGCTAATGCAACAATAATAATGGCTATCACCATTGCGGCAAACATTTGACTATCACTCACCACGATTCTCCTTATCAACGATGTGTAATAAAATTTTAACATTGATATGTTAGGGATGTACTTACTTCTCTTTATATCTAAATTAAGAGATTTTTATTACTTTGTAATAATAAGATGATGCATAAGAATGACTAGCCAACCCGAAATATACTATTTTATTATTTCATCATTTCTTCTGATTATTTCGCCAGGCTCAGACAATATATTTTTAGTAGCACAATCAATAAGATTTGGCCCTCAGGCGGGCCTATTCACCGCGCTGGGATTGGCTAGCGGCAATCTTATTCATACTATCGCGGCAGCACTAGGCATTACATTAATCATCAAAACATCGCCTTTGGCTTTTTCTAGTTTAAAGTTTTTGGGCGCAGCGTATCTCACATTCCTGGCATATCAAATAATTACATCAGGCAATAAGCCCAAGACACATCAAACTACAAGCCATTTTGATAATGCAGCATTCTTCAAAAAAGGGTTACTACTCAACGTACTAAATCCAAAAATTGCATTATTCTTTATTGCCTTTATGCCACAGTTCATCCCCTCCTCATCCACACAACAACACATTGACATAATTATTCTTGGGTTAATTTTTGCTTCCATGGTGACGATAATTTTTGGAAGTATTGGCTTATTTGCAGGAAGAGCAATGCAATT harbors:
- a CDS encoding LysE family translocator, encoding MTSQPEIYYFIISSFLLIISPGSDNIFLVAQSIRFGPQAGLFTALGLASGNLIHTIAAALGITLIIKTSPLAFSSLKFLGAAYLTFLAYQIITSGNKPKTHQTTSHFDNAAFFKKGLLLNVLNPKIALFFIAFMPQFIPSSSTQQHIDIIILGLIFASMVTIIFGSIGLFAGRAMQFFHIKPGSYQIINWIIALIFITLAINLILTG